From one Sparus aurata chromosome 16, fSpaAur1.1, whole genome shotgun sequence genomic stretch:
- the LOC115597379 gene encoding protein NLRC3-like → MDDIIHLKQERSLDRQVDQESSEVPKDPSVQQHQTQLDSIFMLLEENIVTFVKDELKKIQKVLSSDCSECLESHGEDSEDEELRRSSREAFLKITLHFLRRMKQGKLADCLQIMILFVRQLKSNLKKKFQCVFEGIAKAGNPTLLNQIYTELYITEGGTAEVNDEHEVRQIETASRKTDRPETTVRREDIFKASPGRDEPIRTVMTKGVAGIGKTVLTQKFTLDWAEDKANQDIQITFPFTFRELNVLKEKQFSLVELVHHFFTETKEICRFEEFQVVFIFDGLDECRLPLDFHNTKILTDATKSTSVDVLVTNLIRGNLLPSARLWITTRPAAANQIPPGYIDMVTEVRGFTHPQMETYFKKRFRDEEQASRIMSHIKTSRSLHIMCHIPVFCWITATVLEDVLKTRDRGELPKSLTEMYIHFLVVQSKLKNVKYDGGAETDPHWTPKSRKMIESLGKLAYEQLQSSNLIFYESDLIDCGIDIRAATVYSGVFTQIFKEERGLYQDKVFCFIHLSVQEFLAALHVHLTFIHSGVNLLSEEKTADHQSAEICLYQIAVDKALQSPNGHLDLFLRFLLGLSLLTNQTLLQGLMTQTGSSSETNRETVSYIKNKFKETLSPERSVNLFHCLNELNDHSLVKEVQRYLRSGSLSRDKLSPAQWSALVFILLSSEKDLDVFDLKKYSASEEALLRLLPVVKASSKVLLSGCHLSERSCEALSSVLSSQSSSLRELDLSNNNLQDSGVKQLSVGMEGPQCGLETLRLSVCHLSERSCEALSSVFSSQSSSLRELDLSNNNLQDSGVKHLSVGLESPQCGLETLRLSGCLITEEGCTSLASALDSNPSHLRELDLSYNHPGDSGVKQLSARLKDPGWRLKTLRVEPTGVQWLTPGLRKYSCELTVDTNTVNRKIKLSDNNREMTHVEEDQSYPDHPERFDHPQLLCETGLTGRCYWEIEWRGDVSVSVSYRRIRRKGDKDCLFGLSDQCWSLMCSDGYYSVWHNNREMPISSSSSSSGRVAVYVDCPAGTLSFYRVSSDSLIHLHTFNTTFTEPLYPGFGIFRSSSGSSVCLCDV, encoded by the exons agtcgaccaggagagctcagaggttccaaaggatccgtctgtccagcagcatcagacacagctggactccatatttatg ctgctggaggagaacattgtcacttttgtgaaGGACGAGCTGAAGAAaatccagaaggttctgagttcagattgcTCAGAATGCTTAGAGAGTCATGGTGAGGATagtgaggatgaagagctgaggaggagcagcagagaggcatttctgaagatcacacttcacttcctgaggagaatgaagcagggaaagctggctgactgtctgcaga TAATGatcttgtttgtt CGTCAACTTAAATCTAACCTgaagaagaagttccagtgtgtgtttgaggggatcgctaaagcaggaaacccaacccttctgaatcagatttacacagagctctacatcacagagggggggactgcagaggtcaatgatgaacatgaggtcagacaaattgaaacagcatccaggaaaacagacagaccagaaacaacagtcagacgagaagacatctttaaagcctcacctggaagagatgaaccaatcagaacagtgatgacaaaagGAGTGGCTGGCAttgggaaaacagtcttaacacagaagttcactctggactgggctgaagacaaagccaaccaggacatacagatcacatttccattcactttcagagagctgaatgtgctgaaagagaaacagttcagcttggtggaacttgttcatcacttcttcactgaaaccaaagaaatctgcaggtttgaggagttccaggttgtgttcatctttgacggtctggatgagtgtcgacttcctctggacttccacaacactaaaATCCTGACTGATGCCACAAaatccacctcagtggatgtgctggtgacaaacctcatcaggggtaaccttcttccctctgctcgactctggataaccacacgacctgcagcagccaatcagatccctcctgggtatattgacatggtgacagaggtcagagggttcactcaCCCACAGATGGAGACGTACTTTaagaagagattcagagatgaggagcaggcaaGCAGAATCATGTCCCACATCAAGAcctcacgaagcctccacatcatgtgccacatcccagtattctgctggatcactgctacagttctggaggatgtgttgaagaccagagatagaggagagctgcccaagtccctgactgagatgtacatccacttcctggtggttcagtccaaatTGAAGAacgtcaagtatgatggaggagctgagacagatccacactggactccaaagagtaggaagatgattgagtctctgggaaaattGGCTTATGAGCAACTGCAGAGCAgcaacctgatcttctatgaatcagacctgatagactgtggcatcgatatcagagcagccacagtgtactcaggagtgttcacacagatttttaaagaggagagaggactttaccaggacaaggtgttctgcttcatccatctgagtgttcaggagtttctggctgctcttcatgtccatctgacattcatccACTCTGGAGTTAATCTGCtgtcagaagaaaaaacagcagaccATCAATCTGCAGAGATATGTCTCTACCAGATtgctgtggacaaggccttacagagtccaaatggacacctggacttgttcctccgctttctcctgggtctttcactgcTGACTAATCAGACTCTCCTACAAGGTCTgatgacacagacaggaagtagctcAGAGACAAATCGGGAAACAGTCAGTTACATCAAGAATAAGTTCAAAGAGactctgtctccagagagaagcgtcaatctgttccactgtctgaatgaactgaatgatcATTCTCTAGTGAAGGAGGTCCAACGGTACCTGAGATCAGGAAGTCTCTCCAGAGATAAActctctcctgctcagtggtcagctctggtcttcatcttactgtcatcagaaaaagatctggatgtgtttgacctgaagaagtactctgcttcagaggaggctcttctgaggctcctgccagtggtcaaagcctccagcaaagttct actgagtggctgtcACCtttcagagagaagctgtgaagctctgtcctcagttctcagctcccagtcctctagtctgagagagctggacctgagtaacaacaacctgcaggattccggagtgaagcagctgtctgttGGAATGGAGGGTCCACAATGTGgactggaaactctcag GCTGAGTGTCTGTCatctctcagagagaagctgtgaagctctgtcctcagttttcagctcccagtcctctagtctgagagaactggacctgagtaacaacaacctgcaggattcaggggtgaagcatctgtctgttggactggagagtccacaatgtggactggaaactctcag gctgtcaggctgtctgatcacagaggaaggctgtacttctctggcctcagctctggactctaacccctcccatctgagagagctggacctgagctacaatcatccaggagactcaggagtcaAGCAGCTATCTGCTCGACTgaaggatccaggctggagactgaaaactctcag ggtggagcctacTGGAGTCcaatggttgacaccaggtctgaggaagt attcatgtgagctcacagtcgacacaaacacagtcaacagaaagatcaaactgtctgacaacaacagggaGATGACacatgtggaggaggatcagtcatatcctgatcatccagagaggtttgatcatcctcagctgctgtgtgaaacTGGTCTGAcgggtcgctgttactgggagattgagtggagaggagatgtttctgtatcagtgagttacagaagaatcagaaggaaaggagacaaagactgtttgtttggactgaGTGATCAGTGCTGGAGTCTGATGTGCTCTGATGGTTATTACTCAgtctggcacaataacagagaaatgcccatctcctcctcctcctcctcctctggtagagtagcagtgtatgtggactgtcctgctggcactctgtccttctacagagtctcctctgactcactgatccacctccacaccttcaacaccacattcactgaaccactttatcctggatttgggatcttcaggtccagttctggttcctctgtgtgtctgtgtgatgttTAG
- the LOC115566122 gene encoding NLR family CARD domain-containing protein 3-like, producing MCRHNLKSNLRTKFQCVFEGIAKAGNSTLLNQIYTELYITEGGTAEVNNEHEVRQIETASRKPDRPETKIKQEDIFKALPGKDDPIRTVMTKGVAGIGKTVLTQKFTLDWAEDKANQDIQFTFPFTFRELNVLKEKKLSLVELVHHFFTETKEICSFEEFQVVFIFDGLDECRLPLDFLNTEILTDVTESTSVDVLVTNLIRGKLLPSARLWITTRPAAASQIPPECVDMMTEVRGFTDLQKEEYFRKRFRDELQASRIMSHIKTSRSLHIMCHIPVFCWITATVLEDVLKTRERGKLPKTLTEMYIHFLVVQSKLKNIKYDGGTETDPHWTPESRKMIESLGKLAFEQLQSSNLIFYESDLIESGIDIRVASVYSGVFTQIFKEERGLYQDKVFCFVHLSVQEFLAALHVHLTFITSCVNLLVEEQTIDHRSAQTHLYQSAVDKALQSPNGHLDLFLRFLLGLSLQTSQNLLKGLQTQTGSCSETSQEMVGYIKKKFEKTLSAERSINLFHCLNELNDRSLVKEIQQYLSSGSLSTNELSPAQWSALVFILLTSEDNLDVFDLKKYSASEEALLRLLPVVKASKKALLSGCDLSDRACEALSSVLSSQSSTLRELDLSNNNLQDSGVKQLSAGLKSPHCNLGILRLSGCLITEEGCTSLVSALDSNPSHLRDLDLSYNHPGDSGVKQLSARLEDQVVQFRRKDSLA from the exons ATGTGCCGACATAATCTGAAATCTAACCTGAGGACGaagtttcagtgtgtgtttgagggaatcgctaaagcaggaaactcaacgcttctgaatcagatctacacagagctctacatcacagagggagggactgcagaggtcaataatgaacatgaggtcagacagattgaaacagcatccaggaaaccagacagaccagaaacaaaaatcaaacaagaagacatctttaaagccttgCCTGGAAAAGATGACCCAATCAGAACAGttatgacaaagggagtggctggcatcgggaaaacagtcttaacacagaagttcacactggactgggctgaagacaaagccaaccaggacatacagttcacatttccattcactttccgagagctgaatgtgctgaaagagaaaaagttgagcttggtggaacttgttcatcacttcttcactgaaaccaaagaaatttgcagctttgaagagttccaggttgtgttcatctttgacggtctggatgagtgtcgacttcctctggacttcctcaacactgagatcctgactgatgttacagagtccacttcagtggatgtgctggtgacaaacctcatcagggggaaactgcttccctctgctcgcctctggataacaacacgacctgcagcagccagtcagatccctcctgagtgtgttgacatgatgacagaggtcagagggttcactgacctacagaaggaggagtactttaggaagagattcagagatgagttgcaggccagcagaatcatgtcccacatcaagacctcacgaagcctccacatcatgtgccacatcccagtattctgctggatcactgctacagttctggaggatgtgttgaagaccagagagagaggaaagctgcccaagaccctgactgaaatgtacatccacttcctggtggttcagtccaaatTGAAGAAtatcaagtatgatggaggaactgagacagatccacactggactccggagagcaggaagatgattgagtctctgggaaaactggcttttgagcaACTGCAGAGCAgcaacctgatcttctatgaatcagacctgatagagagtggcatcgatatcagagtcgcctcagtgtactcaggagtgttcacacagatctttaaagaggagaggggactttaccaggacaaggtgttctgcttcgtccatctaagtgttcaggagtttctggctgctcttcatgtccaccTGACATTCATCACCTCGTGTGTCAATCTGCTGGTAGAGGAACAAACAATAGACCATCGATCTGCACAGACACAtctctaccagagtgctgtggacaaggctttacagagtccaaatggacacctggacttgttcctccgctttctcctgggtctttcactgcagaccagtCAGAATCTCCTAAAaggtctgcagacacaaacaggaagttgctCAGAGACCAGTCAGGAAATGGTCGGTTACATCAAGAAGAAGTTTGAAAAGactctgtctgcagagagaagcaTTAATCTGTTCCATTGTCTGAATGAACTtaacgatcgttctctagtgaaggagatccaacagtacctgagttcaggaagtctctccacaaatgaactgtctcctgctcagtggtcagctctggtcttcatcttactgacATCAGAAGACAATCTTGATGTCTTTGATCtaaagaaatactctgcttcagaggaggctcttctgaggctgctgccagtagTCAAAGCCTCCAagaaagctct actgagtggctgtgaCCTCTCAGATAGAGCCTGTGAAGCTCtatcctcagttctcagctctcAGTCCTCTACTCTGAGAGAACTGGatctgagtaacaacaacctgcaggattcaggagtgaagcagctatcagctggactgaagagtccacactgcaATCTGGGAATTCTGAG